The Gemmobacter fulvus nucleotide sequence TTCAGTGCTTCCAGAACGCCCCTTGGTCGCCGAAGGATTAGCTGGACGTCAGGTGTGAGAAGTCTATCATCTCATCCGTGCTCAGGAAGGTCTGGCGGCGCAGCACCTCGTCGCGGCTCATCCAATCGCGGAATCTTTCGGCAACCACCCCACGCGGCGGAGCGTTCCTGCGATGCATGGCCGAAAACTCCATCACGGCCAGAAGGCGAAGGGCCAGAAATTTTTCCTTGCGACTGTCCATTGCCATGTCTTGGCGCGCACCCTGTGGCGATGATGGCGCAGGAAGCCAGTCGCAGCCCGGCCCGTCGCCGTCTGTCTCGTTGCTGACAAGATACCTGCGCGCGATCAAAAGACGCACCGCTCCCCCCAGTTTCCTGTGTCCTGCGGCATGGGCCTGCAGCATTTGCGCCACTTGCTGGCGCAGCGCAACGGGCCGCTCCGGCTCTGGCATCGACAGGGTGTCGCGCAGGCGGATCGCGCCACCACTGGCGGTTGCCACAAAAGGCAGCAACCGGGTGGCTAGCGGACGATACCCCGAGGCAAAGCGCCCCGATGCGTCAAACGCCGGGCGCCGCAAGGTCTCGGACCGCAGATCCGCCATCAGGGTCAGATCGCCCTCCTCGTCGCGCACCACCAGTGGAAAGTGCCGCGCAATCTGATAAAGCTCGGTCAGCACGACCGGACAGGCGCGCAGATGGTGCAGGCGA carries:
- a CDS encoding SapC family protein, with the translated sequence MKWFEVFPGVTGADPLSDGALASWPDRAFDDRLHHLRACPVVLTELYQIARHFPLVVRDEEGDLTLMADLRSETLRRPAFDASGRFASGYRPLATRLLPFVATASGGAIRLRDTLSMPEPERPVALRQQVAQMLQAHAAGHRKLGGAVRLLIARRYLVSNETDGDGPGCDWLPAPSSPQGARQDMAMDSRKEKFLALRLLAVMEFSAMHRRNAPPRGVVAERFRDWMSRDEVLRRQTFLSTDEMIDFSHLTSS